The following proteins come from a genomic window of Gossypium raimondii isolate GPD5lz chromosome 5, ASM2569854v1, whole genome shotgun sequence:
- the LOC105796455 gene encoding non-structural maintenance of chromosomes element 4 homolog A-like — translation MEMDNNPGNQQPPAHYTPQTMSDYLSPPWLELNRVLSDRLLLRNVNKEKQTGKGDASAEPVRTKVAGVARDESTDVELNKPNREEDAADRRVLRSKYLVVMTKISDAREEISNVDSNKFNIIINEVDNLHQQVSKPREQVADAEALLGLTNTLATSVKSISCEGISLADFVNCLIREFGKSTRSLETQENEQISIDWKEIGVAVSPFFRTCKGICTMLGPMSNELRQRSLWLLESVFVGPTDTSRPDEVDETGVEEKASCGIWR, via the exons ATGGAGATGGATAATAATCCCGGTAATCAACAACCTCCTGCACATTATACTCCTCAAACTATGTCTGACTATCTAAGCCCACCCTGGTTGGAGCTGAATCGAGTATTGTCAGATCGACTATTGCT GAGAAATgtgaacaaagaaaaacaaacaggTAAGGGTGATGCATCTGCTGAACCGGTTCGAACCAAGGTAGCGGGAGTGGCCCGAGATGAGTCGACGGATGTTGAGTTGAATAAACCGAATCGAGAAGAGGATGCGGCAGATAGGAGGGTTCTTCGCTCCAAATACCTTGTCGTGATGACCAAAATAAgcg ATGCAAGGGAAGAAATATCGAACGTGGattctaataaatttaacataatcATTAATGAAGTCGACAACTTACATCAACAAG TTTCGAAGCCACGTGAACAAGTAGCCGATGCGGAGGCATTGTTAGGCTTAACCAATACATTGGCAACTTCTGTTAAGTCCATCTCTTGTGAAGGAATCAGCCTAGCAGACTTCGTCAATTGTTTAATTAGAGAGTTTGGGAAATCCACCAGGAGCCTTGAAACACAAGAAAATGAGCAGATATCGATTGATTGGAAAGAAATTGGGGTGGCTGTTTCACCATTCTTTAGAACCTGCAAAGGAATTTGCACTAT GCTTGGACCAATGAGTAATGAGTTAAGGCAACGAAGTCTATGGTTACTAGAAAGCGTCTTTGTCGGACCAACCGATACTAGTCGTCCTGATGAG GTTGATGAAACTGGTGTTGAAGAGAAAGCGTCTTGTGGAATATGGCGttga